Part of the Deinococcus roseus genome, ATTTCAGGCGGGCTTCCCCTCCGGCTTCCAGGGTGGCGTAGGCTTCCAGCCGTGCGGATTCTGCGAGGTCATAACGGCCCTGCTGCACGGCCATTTCCATCTGGTCCAGGATCGAGGAGATCACGTCCAGGTCACCCTGTCCGTCCTGTTTGCGCCAGTTTTCTGGCAGGAGGGCATCAAAGTTTTTCTGCAGCTGGTCCACCTGGGAGATGACCTCACTGTTGCCCAGCACGGCCCCTCCAGCACTGGTGATCTGGATGCCGCTTTCCAGTTGCCTGAGGACCATCCCGGTTTGCTGGGTCAGGTCGCTGTTGTGGGCGATCAGGGAACTTTCCAGGTCGTTGAAGGCCGTCACGGCCCCTCTGGCAAAGGTGAGGGCTTCCTGCACTTCCAGATCCCGCACCAGGGTGCCGTTTTTCACCCCACGGTCGTACTCGATGGGGACCAGTTTCAGGAAGCGCAGCATCTGGCCGGTTTTGCGGACCAGTTCGGCTTCACTGAGGGGGGCAGCACGAAAACCACGCAGCAAGGTCTGGGTGTTCTTGAGGGCAGCACTGACCCCGCTTCCTGCCACCAAACTTTCCTGCAGCTCTTTGAAGGCCAGCCTGACTTCGGCGGTTTTCTGGGTGCCCAGTTGTTCGCTGTGGGCGGCAGAGAGCAGGGAGAAGTAGCCGCTGGCACTGCTGACCAGTTCTGCTGCACGAATGGGGTAATCGTTGCTGATGGCTTCAGGGATCTCTTCCAGGGTGCTGTTCAGGCGGGCCTGGTAGCCATCCAGCAAATCTGCTTTGACCTGTTGTGTTGCGGCTGCAGGGCTGAGGTGCTGACCGCGCAGGTTTTCCAGGGCCACGGTGCCGTTGGCTTCCGGTCGGCTGAAGCGGGTGACCTGGCGGTATTCCCGCACGGCCAGCCAGTTCTGGGCTTCGGTCACGTTTCCAGCTTTGACGGCAGCCAGGGTTTTCTGCATGCCCATCTGCAAAACGGCTGTCCAGAATTCTGCTTTGCCCACTGCGAAGCTTCTGGCGTCTGAGAGGGTCAGGCGGTCAAAGCTTTTTTGCAGGGTAAGTTGTTCTGCAGGGGTGAGAACGGTTTTGAATTCAGCGAAAGCTTCACGGGCAGGCTGGAAGGCGCTCTTTACGTGCTCCGGGTTGATGGAGAATTCCAGCTGGGTGTTGATCAGGTGGCTGCGCAAATCCTCGCTGAGCTGTCCCACGTTGGGAGCGGCCAGTGCTGAAGGGCTGCAGAGGATCAGGGTGAGGGCCAGCTTTTTCACTGTCTTCTTCACTCTGCGATCACCACGCCCAGTTGTGCAGCAGCCTGACGGATTTCACTGGCAATGCGGGTGGCGCGGTTCTGGGCTTCCTGTCCCAGCATTTCGGCGGCTTCGCGGGTGTAGCGCTTGCCCTGCTGTTCCTGTTTGAAGATGCCCGAAACGTAACCCTTGAGGTCCGTGAAGCCCTTCACGATGCGGGCATCGCGCTGGGCATCTTTCTTTTTCACATCTGACTGCAAACCAGAGTAGATGGCCTGCCAGCTGGAGATGTTGTCCACAATGTCCGACAGACGGGAGATCACCGCGAAGTCTTTGCTGGCTCCGGTTCTGGCCACAAAGCGGGAGGTTTTCCAGCTCTCGAAGAAGTCTCCCACGGTGGGCACATTGCCAATGAGGGCACCAAACGCATCTGCACGGCTGGGGTTCCATTTCTGGGCATCCTGATGAAGGCCTTTTGCAAAGGTGAGCAGCGCTTCGGCGGCGGCCAGCAGCACTTCGGCATCAGGGAGCACCTCTCCCAGATCGGTCTTGCCGTTGCCGTTGACATCCACTTTCAGGCGGGTGTAGGTGGCGTCCGTCCCGAACAGCGTGCCTTCCAGCACCCCGAAGACGTTGCCGGGTTTGCCAATAATCTTGCCGCTTTTCAGCTTGAGGTCGTAGGGGGCCACATCTTCCCCGCCCTCTTTGCCCGAAACCCCGGCGTCCAGCAGCACGTCGTATCTGGAGAGCATTTCCACTCCGGCCACGATGCCTTCCACAGTTTCATAACGGGGGCTGGCGGCTTTCCAGGCGTTTTTGCTCTCTGCAAGGGCACCCAGCACGGCGCTCCTGTGGCTGCTGTAAACAGCCTGATAATCGGATTTGCTGTTCTGTACGATGTTGTAATAACGCTCTGCAGCCTGCTTCAGCTTCTGGGCATCCTGGGTGAGCTGAGCCGTGCGAGTAGTCAGGTAGGTTTTGATGCCTTGCAGGTCGCTGGCGCTGGCAGCGCCGGTGAGCAGCAGGAGGGTGGTCAGGGTGTGCTTCATGGGATCTCCGGTCAGTATTCCGACTTGTTTAATCAGGATACTCTGGTTTAGTGTTTGCCCTGCTCTCTTTGTCCTGATCGGATTGAGAACCATTCTCAAAACCGTGTCACAGGCTCAGGGACAGACTTCAGCACAACCTGCAACTTTCTGGGGGAAATCCCTGACCCACATGGTCAGAATGCCGACATCAGCCGAAACAGAAGAACAGCTGCCCTGGCCTGTCCTTCGGCCAGCTTTTGTCCCATCACATTTGCCCAGACCTGTGGTTTCTGCCCAGCCCTTCAACAGAACACAATGGAGTTTCAGCCATGATGCAGATGGATTTGACCCCCGGCCCTTCCCTCACCGAACTGGCCCTCAGGTGGCCCGCCGATGCCCAGGACCAGTCCGCTTGCACCAGCGCCTGCAGTTTGGGGTGAGGCACCAGCAGCGCAGTATGCTGAGAAGCAGGAGACCCCATGAAACCCAAAAATGCTCTGGTTGTGTTTCTGTTGCTGGTGCTGGCTTCCCTTTCCTCTGCAACAGCGCAGAATGGCAAATTGGTTCCGAGGTATGAATCCAGTGAACGGTTCAATGTGCTGTTCCGCTACTTCAGCAATGCTGATTTTTTGAAAGATTTGCTGGACCCCATCAATGCAGCCATCAACCTGCCAGTGGACGTGCCCGTGGTGATGGGCCAGTGCGACGAGGCCAATGCCTTTTACAGTCCAGAAGACCAGATGTTGATTGTGTGCTATGAGCTGGTCCAGGAATTTTATGACCTCACCCAGCAGGACAGTCCTGAAACGGCTTTAGACAGGACCAGAGAGGCACTGGGTTTTGTGGTGTACCACGAGCTCGGACATGCCCTGATTGACCTGCTGGAACTCCCCATTGTGGGCCGGGAAGAAGATGTGGCAGACCAGTTTGCGGTGATGGTGCTGGCCACCTGGGACACCGAACACCTGCACATGATCCTGGAGGGGGCAGACATGTTTGAACGCTCGGCCAGGGTGGCTCCTGCAGATGAAATGGCTTTCTGGGACGAGCACAGCCTCCATGAACAGCGGTATGCCAACTTCCTGTGCTGGGCGTATGGTTCCAATCCGCAGGAGTACCGGATTTACCTGGAGCTTGCCATCCTCTCCGAACGGCGCAAATCCCGTTGCGTCAATGAATACAACCAGCTGGTGCATGGCTGGATCAC contains:
- a CDS encoding FTR1 family iron permease, translated to MKKTVKKLALTLILCSPSALAAPNVGQLSEDLRSHLINTQLEFSINPEHVKSAFQPAREAFAEFKTVLTPAEQLTLQKSFDRLTLSDARSFAVGKAEFWTAVLQMGMQKTLAAVKAGNVTEAQNWLAVREYRQVTRFSRPEANGTVALENLRGQHLSPAAATQQVKADLLDGYQARLNSTLEEIPEAISNDYPIRAAELVSSASGYFSLLSAAHSEQLGTQKTAEVRLAFKELQESLVAGSGVSAALKNTQTLLRGFRAAPLSEAELVRKTGQMLRFLKLVPIEYDRGVKNGTLVRDLEVQEALTFARGAVTAFNDLESSLIAHNSDLTQQTGMVLRQLESGIQITSAGGAVLGNSEVISQVDQLQKNFDALLPENWRKQDGQGDLDVISSILDQMEMAVQQGRYDLAESARLEAYATLEAGGEARLKFFAPQLAQHMEELFWQGQDGHSGLAALIAAQEGLDRIQKTRALLDRDFEQAIKVLGTKTSPVAIGSNAAVIVFREGLEAVLILAALLASLKKREVAHLRRPLWLGAAVAFVFSGVTWVLLQGVLSQFAKYGEKLEAVVSVLAIVVLLIIMNWFFHNVYWTGWMANFHQQKQKLVGRDMGQWVGLVVLGFTSIYREGFETVLFLQSLVLQAGNAVVLLGTLAGLLGVGVVGALVFLLQTKLPHKKMLSATGLLICLVLFTMLGNTTHVLQLVGWFPIHAIDLQVPTSLSLWLGIFPTWEGFILQLVGPLIIIGSYFGAEHLKKAELKKKLDRASA
- a CDS encoding DUF4344 domain-containing metallopeptidase, producing the protein MKPKNALVVFLLLVLASLSSATAQNGKLVPRYESSERFNVLFRYFSNADFLKDLLDPINAAINLPVDVPVVMGQCDEANAFYSPEDQMLIVCYELVQEFYDLTQQDSPETALDRTREALGFVVYHELGHALIDLLELPIVGREEDVADQFAVMVLATWDTEHLHMILEGADMFERSARVAPADEMAFWDEHSLHEQRYANFLCWAYGSNPQEYRIYLELAILSERRKSRCVNEYNQLVHGWITLLNPYLKPEPSP
- a CDS encoding imelysin family protein; the encoded protein is MKHTLTTLLLLTGAASASDLQGIKTYLTTRTAQLTQDAQKLKQAAERYYNIVQNSKSDYQAVYSSHRSAVLGALAESKNAWKAASPRYETVEGIVAGVEMLSRYDVLLDAGVSGKEGGEDVAPYDLKLKSGKIIGKPGNVFGVLEGTLFGTDATYTRLKVDVNGNGKTDLGEVLPDAEVLLAAAEALLTFAKGLHQDAQKWNPSRADAFGALIGNVPTVGDFFESWKTSRFVARTGASKDFAVISRLSDIVDNISSWQAIYSGLQSDVKKKDAQRDARIVKGFTDLKGYVSGIFKQEQQGKRYTREAAEMLGQEAQNRATRIASEIRQAAAQLGVVIAE